One window of Alkaliphilus metalliredigens QYMF genomic DNA carries:
- the rpoB gene encoding DNA-directed RNA polymerase subunit beta — MPHPVQLGKKVRMSYSQINEVLDMPNLIELQKEAYDWFLDEGLREVFNDISPIQDYTGNLILEFVDYSLDENPKYDVGESKERDATYAAPLKVKVRLINKETGEVKEQEVFMGDFPLMTDTGTFIINGAERVIVSQLVRSPGVYYNRQFDKTGKQLYSATVIPNRGAWLEYETDSNDVVSVRVDRTRKQPATVLLRALGYGTDQQIKDLLGEDERILATLEKDNTKTAEEGLLEIYKKLRPGEPPTIESATSLINTLFFDAKRYDLAKVGRYKFSKKLSLANRIMSHKAAENVSDPQTGEILVEEGTKIDREISLLIQNSGINEVHVYSEENKKIKVIGNHFVDIKTHIDFDIQDLKLRERVYYPVLREILDTFDSEAEIKEALKERKRELIPKHILKSDIVASINYAFNLAHEIGNVDDIDHLGNRRLRSVGELLQNQFRIGLSRMERVVKERMTIQDVDLVTPQALINIRPVAASIKEFFGSSQLSQFMDQTNPLAELTHKRRLSALGPGGLSRERAGFEVRDVHHSHYGRMCPIETPEGPNIGLINSLSSYARINEYGFIESPYRKVDKKRDVVTTDIEYLTADEEDLFIIAQANEPLDEEGKFGNKRVTSRTKFGGIDVVPFDEVDYMDVSPKQVVSVATAMIPFLENDDANRALMGSNMQRQAVPLLITDAPIIGTGMEYKAAKDSGVVVVARNSGIVDYVASNEIVVKLEDGQKDRYKLLKFKRSNQGTCINQKPIVSKGERIEAGDVIADGPSTDRGEIALGRNCLVGFMAWEGYNFEDAILINEKLVKEDALTTIHIEEYESEARDTKLGPEEITRDIPNVGEDSLKDLDERGVIRIGAEVESGDILVGKVTPKGETELTAEERLLRAIFGEKAREVRDTSLKVPHGENGIIVDIKVFTRENGDELPPGVNELVRVYIAKKKKINVGDKMAGRHGNKGVISRILPQEDMPFLEDGTPLEIVLNPLGVPSRMNIGQILEVHLGLAAKALGWKVATPVFDGANEFDIMDALEESGYPRGGKLKLQDGRTGEAFDNPVTVGYMYMLKLHHLVDDKIHARSTGPYSLVTQQPLGGKAQFGGQRFGEMEVWALEAYGAAHTLQEILTVKSDDVVGRVKTYECIVKGENIPEPGVPESFKVLIKELQSLCLDVKVLTDDDHELEIKETIDDDAGEMSLEHGDFDYGLEEPTVPEGSHITDEEEKDEDNDSEEALITEEDFEPTSVETEYAEDDDEFDGYNDFKA, encoded by the coding sequence ATGCCACATCCTGTCCAGCTTGGCAAGAAAGTTAGAATGAGTTATTCACAAATCAATGAAGTGCTTGACATGCCAAATTTGATTGAACTCCAAAAAGAAGCGTATGACTGGTTTTTAGATGAAGGATTACGTGAAGTGTTTAACGACATTTCACCGATTCAAGACTACACTGGGAACCTGATTTTGGAGTTTGTTGATTATTCCCTTGATGAAAATCCTAAGTACGATGTTGGGGAGTCAAAGGAAAGAGACGCCACATATGCTGCACCATTAAAAGTAAAAGTGAGGCTAATCAACAAAGAAACTGGAGAAGTGAAAGAACAGGAAGTTTTTATGGGAGACTTTCCTTTAATGACAGACACCGGTACCTTTATTATTAATGGTGCAGAACGGGTTATTGTCAGCCAGTTAGTTCGTTCACCAGGGGTTTATTACAATCGACAGTTTGATAAAACTGGTAAACAGTTGTATTCTGCTACAGTGATCCCAAATCGTGGAGCTTGGCTAGAGTATGAAACAGATTCCAATGATGTGGTTTCTGTAAGAGTAGACCGGACAAGAAAACAGCCTGCAACAGTACTCTTAAGGGCACTGGGGTATGGAACTGACCAACAAATTAAAGATTTGCTGGGAGAAGACGAAAGAATTTTAGCAACACTTGAGAAGGATAATACGAAAACTGCAGAAGAAGGGCTACTTGAGATTTACAAGAAATTAAGACCAGGTGAGCCACCAACAATTGAGAGTGCTACTTCTTTAATCAACACTTTGTTTTTTGATGCAAAGCGTTATGATTTGGCAAAAGTAGGACGATATAAGTTTAGCAAAAAATTATCTCTGGCAAATCGAATTATGAGCCATAAAGCGGCTGAAAATGTTTCTGATCCACAAACAGGAGAAATCCTTGTGGAGGAAGGCACCAAAATTGATCGTGAGATTTCTTTATTAATCCAAAACTCTGGAATTAATGAAGTACATGTCTATTCAGAGGAAAACAAGAAAATTAAAGTCATCGGTAATCATTTTGTTGACATTAAAACACATATTGACTTTGATATTCAAGATTTGAAGCTTAGGGAGCGGGTTTATTATCCTGTACTAAGGGAAATTCTTGACACATTCGACTCTGAAGCAGAAATTAAAGAAGCATTAAAAGAAAGAAAGCGAGAGCTGATTCCAAAGCATATCTTAAAATCAGATATTGTCGCTTCCATCAATTATGCATTTAATTTAGCCCATGAAATTGGTAATGTGGATGATATTGATCATCTAGGTAATAGAAGATTGAGATCAGTAGGTGAGTTGCTTCAAAATCAATTTAGAATTGGACTCTCTCGAATGGAGAGAGTGGTTAAGGAACGGATGACAATTCAAGATGTGGATTTAGTAACACCCCAGGCCTTGATTAATATCCGCCCCGTAGCGGCCTCCATTAAAGAGTTTTTTGGAAGCTCTCAATTATCTCAGTTTATGGATCAGACAAACCCATTGGCAGAGCTGACTCACAAAAGAAGGCTTTCTGCACTAGGACCTGGTGGTCTTTCTAGAGAACGTGCGGGGTTTGAGGTTCGAGATGTACATCATTCCCACTATGGAAGAATGTGTCCTATTGAGACCCCTGAAGGACCTAACATTGGACTGATCAACTCATTGAGCTCATATGCAAGAATCAATGAATATGGATTTATTGAATCGCCTTATCGGAAGGTAGATAAAAAGCGGGATGTTGTTACGACGGATATTGAGTATCTGACAGCTGATGAGGAAGACCTGTTTATTATAGCTCAGGCCAATGAGCCATTAGATGAAGAAGGAAAATTTGGAAACAAGCGTGTTACTTCTAGAACTAAGTTTGGTGGAATTGATGTTGTGCCATTTGATGAAGTGGATTATATGGATGTATCACCAAAACAGGTTGTATCTGTTGCAACTGCCATGATTCCCTTCCTTGAAAATGACGATGCCAACCGTGCACTAATGGGGTCGAACATGCAACGACAAGCTGTACCACTGCTTATTACAGATGCACCGATAATTGGAACTGGAATGGAGTACAAGGCTGCAAAGGATTCTGGCGTTGTAGTAGTTGCCCGAAACAGCGGAATTGTAGACTATGTGGCTTCTAATGAGATCGTGGTTAAATTGGAAGATGGACAAAAGGATCGATACAAGTTATTGAAGTTCAAGCGTTCTAATCAAGGAACTTGCATTAACCAAAAACCGATTGTGAGTAAGGGTGAACGTATCGAAGCAGGAGATGTGATCGCTGATGGACCTTCCACGGACCGAGGGGAAATTGCCCTAGGTAGAAACTGTCTTGTGGGCTTTATGGCTTGGGAAGGATACAATTTTGAGGATGCTATTTTAATTAATGAAAAGCTAGTCAAAGAAGATGCATTAACAACAATACACATTGAAGAATATGAATCAGAGGCTAGAGATACAAAGCTAGGACCAGAAGAAATCACTCGAGACATACCTAATGTGGGTGAAGACTCCCTGAAGGACTTAGATGAAAGAGGCGTCATTCGAATCGGAGCAGAAGTTGAATCCGGCGACATTTTAGTCGGAAAAGTAACCCCAAAGGGGGAAACTGAATTAACTGCTGAAGAACGTTTGCTGAGAGCGATTTTTGGGGAAAAGGCAAGAGAAGTTCGAGATACTTCCCTGAAGGTACCTCATGGAGAGAATGGAATCATTGTAGACATCAAGGTATTTACTCGAGAAAATGGAGATGAACTACCACCAGGCGTAAACGAACTGGTTCGTGTCTATATTGCTAAAAAGAAAAAAATCAATGTTGGAGACAAAATGGCGGGGCGTCATGGAAATAAAGGGGTTATTTCGAGAATATTACCTCAAGAAGACATGCCGTTCTTAGAGGATGGAACCCCATTAGAGATTGTACTAAATCCACTGGGTGTACCTTCTCGTATGAACATCGGACAGATCCTAGAGGTCCATTTAGGACTTGCAGCTAAAGCACTTGGCTGGAAGGTGGCCACCCCAGTATTTGATGGTGCCAATGAGTTTGACATTATGGATGCCCTAGAAGAATCAGGATATCCACGTGGAGGTAAGTTGAAGCTTCAAGACGGTAGAACCGGAGAAGCCTTTGATAACCCTGTAACAGTAGGATATATGTACATGCTGAAGCTACATCACTTGGTTGATGATAAAATCCATGCTAGAAGTACAGGACCATATTCATTAGTAACACAGCAACCCCTAGGCGGAAAAGCACAATTCGGGGGACAGCGTTTTGGTGAGATGGAAGTGTGGGCACTTGAGGCCTACGGAGCGGCACATACGCTTCAAGAAATTCTGACTGTGAAGTCTGATGATGTTGTAGGACGGGTTAAAACCTATGAATGTATTGTAAAGGGTGAAAACATACCTGAACCGGGTGTGCCAGAATCCTTTAAAGTATTAATTAAAGAGCTTCAGAGTTTATGCTTAGACGTCAAAGTACTCACTGATGATGATCATGAACTAGAGATCAAAGAAACGATTGATGACGATGCAGGCGAAATGAGCCTAGAACATGGTGACTTTGATTATGGTTTAGAAGAACCAACTGTTCCTGAAGGAAGTCATATAACTGATGAGGAAGAGAAGGACGAAGACAATGATAGCGAGGAAGCGTTAATTACAGAGGAAGACTTTGAACCCACCAGCGTTGAAACTGAATATGCAGAAGATGATGATGAGTTTGATGGGTATAATGACTTTAAGGCATAG
- the rplL gene encoding 50S ribosomal protein L7/L12: MTIEQILETIENMKVLELNELVKAAEEKFGVSASAAVVVGAAAGGAVEEEQTEFDVILDNAGSSKINVIKAVREITGLGLKEAKGVVDEAPKAIKEAISKEDAEAIKAKLEEAGASVTLK, encoded by the coding sequence ATGACAATCGAGCAAATTTTAGAAACGATTGAAAATATGAAGGTGTTAGAATTAAACGAGTTAGTGAAAGCTGCAGAAGAAAAGTTTGGTGTATCTGCATCAGCGGCAGTGGTAGTTGGAGCAGCTGCAGGTGGAGCTGTTGAAGAAGAACAAACCGAATTTGATGTAATCCTTGATAACGCAGGATCTTCAAAAATCAATGTAATCAAAGCTGTAAGAGAAATCACAGGATTAGGATTGAAAGAAGCTAAAGGAGTTGTTGATGAGGCTCCTAAGGCAATTAAAGAAGCCATATCTAAAGAAGATGCTGAAGCAATTAAAGCTAAACTAGAAGAAGCAGGCGCTTCTGTAACACTTAAATAA
- the rplJ gene encoding 50S ribosomal protein L10, which produces MSKVIEMKEKVVAEITEKFEKSIAAVVVDYRGLKVEEVTELRAKFREAGVEYKVYKNTMMRRAARNAGMEEMVADLVGPNAVAFSYEDPVAPARILNDFAKNHKALELKVGFVEGSFYDEEKLKELASVPSREVLIAKLLSSFNAPMANFACLIKAIADKKTEQEA; this is translated from the coding sequence ATGTCAAAAGTAATTGAGATGAAAGAAAAAGTTGTGGCTGAAATTACTGAGAAGTTTGAAAAATCTATCGCTGCAGTAGTAGTTGATTATAGAGGACTGAAGGTTGAGGAAGTCACAGAACTTAGAGCAAAGTTTAGAGAAGCTGGCGTTGAATACAAAGTATATAAGAATACCATGATGAGACGAGCAGCTCGAAATGCAGGGATGGAAGAAATGGTGGCGGATTTGGTAGGACCAAATGCTGTTGCTTTCAGTTATGAGGATCCAGTGGCTCCAGCTAGAATCTTAAATGATTTTGCTAAGAACCATAAAGCCCTAGAATTAAAAGTAGGGTTTGTTGAAGGAAGCTTTTATGACGAAGAAAAATTAAAAGAGCTAGCGTCTGTGCCGTCAAGAGAAGTGTTAATTGCTAAACTTCTTAGCAGCTTTAATGCCCCAATGGCAAACTTCGCTTGCTTAATCAAAGCGATTGCAGACAAGAAGACAGAGCAAGAGGCATAA